One part of the Vibrio palustris genome encodes these proteins:
- the glmU gene encoding bifunctional UDP-N-acetylglucosamine diphosphorylase/glucosamine-1-phosphate N-acetyltransferase GlmU, whose protein sequence is MKFSAVILAAGKGTRMHSALPKVLHTLAGKPMVKHVIDTCNGIGVNNIHLVYGHGGDLMQKTLENESVNWVLQADQLGTGHAVNQAAPHFSDDEKVLVLYGDVPLISEETLERMLDGQPEGGIGLLTLVMDNPTGYGRIVRENDSVVAIVEQKDATDAQKAIQEVNTGVMVADGRDLKRWLSGLSNDNAQGEYYLTDIIAAAHDEGRVIQSIHPVKDSEVEGVNDRVQLARLERVYQAECAHKLLVQGVMLRDPSRFDLRGELQCGKDVEIDANVIIEGKVSLGDNVVIGAGCVLTDCEIDDNTVVRPYSVIENATVGETCTVGPFARLRPGAELHNDAHVGNFVEVKNATLGEGSKANHLAYVGDAQIGQRVNLGAGVITCNYDGANKHQTIIGNDVFVGSDTQLVAPVKVADGVTIGAGTTVTKDIDNDGELVITRAPERRIADWQRPVKK, encoded by the coding sequence ATGAAATTCAGCGCAGTGATTCTTGCCGCAGGCAAAGGCACAAGGATGCATTCGGCTTTACCCAAAGTACTGCATACTTTGGCCGGTAAACCCATGGTAAAACATGTTATCGATACTTGTAATGGTATTGGTGTCAATAACATCCACTTGGTCTATGGACATGGTGGCGATCTCATGCAGAAAACGCTTGAAAACGAGTCTGTTAATTGGGTTCTCCAAGCGGATCAATTAGGCACCGGTCATGCGGTGAATCAAGCCGCACCTCATTTTTCTGATGACGAAAAAGTACTCGTGCTTTACGGGGATGTACCGCTAATTTCTGAAGAGACATTAGAACGTATGTTAGACGGCCAGCCTGAAGGTGGTATTGGTCTATTAACACTCGTGATGGATAATCCTACGGGCTATGGACGTATTGTTCGTGAAAATGATTCTGTAGTTGCGATTGTTGAGCAAAAAGATGCGACTGACGCACAAAAAGCGATTCAAGAAGTTAATACAGGTGTCATGGTTGCTGACGGTCGTGACTTAAAACGTTGGTTAAGTGGATTAAGTAATGATAACGCACAAGGTGAGTATTACCTGACGGATATTATTGCCGCCGCTCATGATGAAGGCCGTGTTATTCAATCTATTCATCCGGTAAAAGACAGTGAAGTGGAAGGCGTGAATGATCGCGTACAACTGGCTCGTCTAGAGCGAGTGTACCAAGCAGAATGTGCCCACAAATTATTGGTTCAAGGCGTAATGCTACGCGATCCAAGCCGTTTTGATTTACGTGGTGAACTGCAGTGCGGTAAGGATGTGGAAATTGATGCTAACGTTATTATTGAAGGCAAAGTAAGCCTGGGCGATAACGTTGTAATTGGTGCTGGTTGTGTACTGACTGATTGCGAAATCGATGATAATACAGTTGTCCGTCCGTATAGCGTTATTGAAAATGCCACGGTTGGTGAAACTTGTACTGTCGGTCCGTTTGCTCGTTTACGACCAGGTGCTGAGTTACATAACGATGCTCACGTGGGTAATTTCGTTGAAGTGAAAAACGCCACGCTGGGTGAGGGGTCGAAAGCCAATCACTTAGCCTATGTAGGTGATGCACAAATTGGCCAGCGCGTAAACTTAGGGGCGGGTGTGATTACCTGCAATTATGATGGTGCTAATAAACATCAAACTATTATTGGTAATGATGTATTTGTTGGGTCTGATACCCAATTAGTCGCGCCAGTTAAAGTCGCTGATGGTGTAACGATTGGTGCGGGAACGACAGTAACAAAAGACATCGACAATGATGGTGAATTGGTTATCACTCGCGCGCCAGAGCGTCGTATTGCTGATTGGCAGCGACCAGTAAAAAAATAA
- a CDS encoding F0F1 ATP synthase subunit epsilon — translation MAAITFHLDVVSAEKNLFSGLVETFQVTGSEGELGIFHGHTPLLTAIKPGMVRIVKQHGHEEIIYVSGGIVEVQPGTATVLADTAIRGEDLDAAKAEEAKQRAEEHIKNQHGDMDFAQAASELAKAMAQIRVIELTKKRR, via the coding sequence ATGGCAGCAATAACCTTTCATCTGGATGTAGTCAGTGCTGAGAAAAACCTGTTTTCTGGTCTGGTAGAAACATTTCAGGTGACCGGTAGCGAAGGTGAGCTTGGAATTTTCCATGGCCACACTCCGCTGCTGACCGCTATCAAGCCTGGTATGGTGCGTATTGTGAAGCAGCACGGCCACGAAGAAATTATTTATGTTTCTGGTGGTATTGTTGAAGTTCAGCCCGGTACTGCGACAGTACTGGCTGATACGGCGATTCGTGGTGAAGATCTTGACGCAGCGAAGGCTGAAGAAGCCAAACAGCGTGCTGAGGAACATATTAAGAATCAGCATGGTGATATGGACTTTGCACAAGCGGCAAGTGAACTAGCTAAAGCAATGGCTCAAATTCGAGTCATTGAGCTGACCAAAAAACGTCGTTAA
- the atpD gene encoding F0F1 ATP synthase subunit beta — MATGKIVQIIGAVVDVEFPQSGVPSVYDALNVVEAKERLVLEVQQQLGGGVIRAIVMGSSDGLRRGMTVENTGAPISVPVGTKTLGRIMNVLGDAIDERGEIGAENQYSIHRAAPSYEEQSNSTALLETGVKVIDLICPFAKGGKIGLFGGAGVGKTVNMMELINNIALKHSGLSVFAGVGERTREGNDFYYEMQEAGVVNLENPEESKVAMVYGQMNEPPGNRLRVALTGLTMAERFRDEGRDVLLFIDNIYRYTLAGTEVSALLGRMPSAVGYQPTLAEEMGVLQERITSTKDGSITSVQAVYVPADDLTDPSPATTFAHLDATVVLNRSIASMGLYPAIDPLDSTSRQLDPLVVGQEHYDIARGVQQTLQRYKELKDIIAILGMDELSEEDKRVVARARKMERFLTQPYHVAEVFTGDPGIYVSLKDTLNGFKGLLEGDYDDIPEQAFMYCGAIEDAVEKAKKM; from the coding sequence ATGGCTACAGGTAAGATCGTACAGATCATCGGCGCAGTAGTCGACGTGGAGTTCCCACAGAGCGGAGTACCTAGTGTTTACGATGCTCTTAACGTTGTTGAAGCAAAAGAACGTTTGGTTCTTGAAGTGCAACAGCAACTTGGCGGTGGCGTAATTCGCGCAATCGTTATGGGTAGCTCAGATGGTTTACGTCGTGGAATGACAGTTGAAAATACTGGCGCTCCAATTTCAGTGCCAGTGGGTACAAAGACCCTTGGTCGTATCATGAACGTCTTAGGTGACGCGATTGATGAACGTGGTGAGATCGGTGCTGAAAACCAGTACTCAATCCATCGCGCGGCACCAAGCTACGAAGAACAGTCAAACTCGACTGCTCTTCTAGAAACAGGTGTTAAAGTTATTGACCTAATTTGTCCATTTGCTAAAGGTGGTAAAATCGGTCTATTCGGTGGTGCCGGTGTAGGTAAAACCGTAAACATGATGGAACTTATCAACAACATCGCACTGAAGCACTCCGGTCTTTCAGTTTTTGCGGGTGTTGGTGAGCGTACTCGTGAAGGTAACGATTTCTACTACGAAATGCAGGAAGCGGGCGTTGTTAACTTAGAGAATCCAGAGGAATCGAAAGTTGCAATGGTCTATGGCCAAATGAACGAGCCACCAGGTAACCGTCTACGTGTTGCTTTGACTGGTTTGACTATGGCTGAACGTTTCCGTGATGAAGGTCGTGACGTGCTACTGTTTATCGATAACATTTATCGTTACACATTGGCGGGCACAGAGGTATCTGCACTGCTAGGTCGTATGCCTTCAGCGGTAGGTTACCAGCCAACATTGGCTGAAGAGATGGGTGTGCTTCAAGAGCGTATTACGTCAACAAAAGATGGTTCTATCACGTCTGTACAGGCGGTATATGTACCAGCGGATGACTTGACTGACCCGTCTCCAGCGACAACATTTGCTCACTTGGATGCAACCGTTGTATTGAACCGTAGTATCGCATCTATGGGTCTATACCCAGCGATTGACCCATTGGATTCGACATCACGTCAGCTTGATCCATTGGTTGTTGGTCAAGAGCACTACGATATTGCACGTGGCGTTCAGCAGACTCTACAGCGTTATAAAGAGCTAAAAGACATCATCGCTATTCTTGGTATGGACGAACTGTCTGAAGAAGATAAGCGTGTTGTTGCTCGTGCGCGTAAGATGGAACGTTTCCTAACTCAGCCTTATCACGTAGCCGAAGTATTTACTGGCGACCCGGGTATTTATGTATCTCTAAAAGATACACTGAATGGCTTTAAAGGTCTGCTAGAAGGCGATTACGACGATATTCCTGAGCAAGCCTTCATGTACTGCGGCGCGATTGAAGACGCAGTAGAAAAAGCGAAAAAAATGTAA
- the atpG gene encoding F0F1 ATP synthase subunit gamma, with protein MAGAKEIRSKIGSVKSTQKITKAMEMVAASKMRRSQESMRASRPYAQTMRKVIGHVANANLEYRHPYLEEREAKRVGYIIVSTDRGLCGGLNINLFKKALVDMKSWQNKGVEVELGLVGSKATSFFAQSGAKVAAQVSGLGDSPSLEDLIGSVGVMLKKYDNGELDRLYVVFNEFVNTMVQQPTIDQLLPLPKSDSEEMQREHSWDYIYEPEPQPLLDALLLRYVESQVYQGVVENLACEQAARMIAMKAATDNASNLIDDLELVYNKARQTAITQELSEIVSGAAAV; from the coding sequence ATGGCCGGCGCAAAAGAAATACGTAGTAAAATCGGTAGTGTTAAAAGCACTCAGAAAATTACGAAAGCAATGGAAATGGTAGCCGCTTCTAAAATGCGTCGTTCGCAAGAGTCGATGCGGGCTTCCCGTCCATATGCGCAAACGATGCGTAAAGTGATCGGTCATGTCGCCAACGCGAATCTAGAGTATCGTCATCCTTACCTAGAAGAGCGTGAAGCGAAACGTGTTGGTTATATCATTGTTTCTACTGACCGTGGCTTATGTGGTGGTTTGAACATTAACTTGTTCAAGAAAGCCCTTGTTGATATGAAGTCATGGCAGAACAAAGGGGTTGAAGTTGAGCTCGGTCTTGTCGGTTCAAAAGCAACGTCCTTTTTTGCACAGTCTGGCGCAAAAGTGGCCGCTCAAGTATCGGGTCTTGGTGATTCACCAAGCCTAGAAGACTTGATCGGCTCTGTTGGCGTGATGCTGAAGAAATATGATAATGGTGAATTGGATCGCCTGTACGTTGTGTTTAACGAGTTTGTTAATACGATGGTACAACAACCAACGATCGATCAATTGCTGCCTTTGCCTAAATCAGACAGTGAAGAGATGCAGCGTGAGCACTCGTGGGATTATATCTACGAGCCAGAGCCACAACCTCTTCTTGATGCCTTACTACTACGTTACGTAGAGTCTCAGGTTTATCAAGGCGTTGTTGAGAACCTTGCCTGTGAGCAAGCGGCTCGGATGATTGCGATGAAGGCTGCTACAGATAACGCGTCTAATTTAATTGATGATTTAGAACTTGTGTACAACAAAGCCCGTCAAACGGCGATTACACAAGAACTGTCAGAAATTGTGAGTGGCGCAGCTGCGGTTTAA
- the atpA gene encoding F0F1 ATP synthase subunit alpha translates to MQLNSTEISDLIKQRIESFDVVTEARNEGTIVSVSDGIIRIHGLADVMQGEMIELPGGRYALALNLERDSVGAVVMGPYANLKEGDKVTGTGRILEVPVGPELLGRVVNTLGEPIDGKGPIDAKLTSPIEVIAPGVIDRQSVDQPVQTGYKSVDAMVPIGRGQRELIIGDRQTGKTAMAIDAIINQKDSGIYSIYVAIGQKASTIANVVRKLEEHDALRNTIVVVASASESAALQYLAPYSGCAMGEYFRDRGEDALIVYDDLSKQAVAYRQISLLLRRPPGREAFPGDVFYLHSRLLERASRVSAEYVERKTGGEVTGKTGSLTALPIIETQAGDVSAFVPTNVISITDGQIFLQTELFNAGVRPAVDPGISVSRVGGSAQTKLIKKLAGGIRTALAQYRELAAFAQFSSDLDAATKKQLDHGQKVTELMKQHQYAPMSIFDQGLSIFAAERGYLEDVELNKVLDFEAALLSYAHSQYAELAEEIGKAGAYNKEIEEKLNKLVQDFKATQTW, encoded by the coding sequence ATGCAACTTAATTCCACGGAAATTAGCGATCTAATTAAACAACGTATTGAATCATTTGACGTTGTCACTGAAGCTCGCAATGAAGGTACTATCGTTTCTGTAAGCGATGGTATTATCCGTATTCACGGCCTAGCGGACGTGATGCAGGGTGAAATGATTGAATTACCGGGTGGCCGTTACGCGCTAGCACTTAACCTTGAGCGTGACTCAGTAGGTGCAGTTGTAATGGGCCCGTACGCTAACCTAAAGGAAGGCGATAAAGTTACAGGTACTGGTCGTATTCTTGAAGTGCCTGTTGGTCCTGAATTGCTTGGCCGTGTTGTTAACACGCTGGGTGAGCCTATTGATGGTAAAGGTCCAATCGACGCTAAACTGACTTCTCCTATCGAAGTGATTGCACCAGGCGTTATTGATCGCCAATCGGTTGATCAACCTGTACAAACAGGTTACAAATCGGTTGACGCAATGGTGCCAATCGGCCGTGGTCAACGTGAGTTGATTATCGGTGACCGTCAGACAGGTAAAACTGCGATGGCGATTGATGCGATCATTAACCAGAAAGATTCTGGTATCTACTCGATTTATGTAGCGATTGGTCAGAAAGCGTCTACGATTGCGAACGTTGTTCGTAAACTAGAAGAGCATGACGCTCTACGTAACACTATCGTTGTGGTTGCGTCTGCGTCTGAATCTGCGGCATTACAATACCTTGCACCATACTCTGGTTGTGCAATGGGTGAGTATTTCCGTGACCGCGGTGAAGATGCACTGATTGTTTATGATGATCTATCTAAACAAGCGGTTGCTTACCGTCAGATTTCTCTATTGCTACGTCGCCCACCAGGCCGTGAAGCCTTCCCAGGTGACGTATTCTACCTTCATTCACGTCTACTAGAACGTGCATCTCGTGTTAGCGCTGAATATGTTGAGCGTAAAACAGGTGGTGAAGTGACAGGTAAAACGGGTTCTTTAACGGCTCTGCCTATTATCGAAACTCAGGCTGGTGACGTATCTGCATTCGTACCAACCAACGTAATTTCGATTACGGATGGTCAGATTTTCCTACAGACTGAACTGTTCAACGCTGGCGTTCGTCCTGCGGTTGACCCAGGTATTTCTGTTTCTCGTGTTGGTGGCTCTGCGCAAACCAAACTCATCAAGAAATTGGCGGGTGGTATTCGTACTGCTCTTGCTCAATACCGTGAATTGGCTGCGTTTGCTCAGTTCTCATCGGATCTTGATGCTGCGACGAAGAAACAGTTAGATCATGGTCAGAAGGTGACTGAACTGATGAAACAACATCAGTACGCACCAATGTCTATTTTCGATCAAGGTTTATCAATCTTCGCTGCAGAGCGTGGTTACCTTGAAGATGTAGAATTGAACAAAGTTCTAGATTTTGAAGCCGCATTACTATCGTACGCCCACTCTCAATATGCTGAATTAGCAGAAGAGATTGGCAAGGCGGGTGCTTATAACAAAGAGATCGAAGAGAAGTTGAATAAACTTGTTCAAGATTTCAAGGCAACCCAAACTTGGTAA
- the atpH gene encoding F0F1 ATP synthase subunit delta: protein MSTLTTIARPYAKAAFDFAVEKQQLDQWSEMLTFAAEVTNNEQMHELLTSSMSAKQLAEIFIGVCGEQFDEFGQNLIKVMAENGRLDVMPDVCVEFHALKKEHESKIDVDVISATELSEQQKTDISSKLEQRLERKVLLNCSIDETLLAGVVIRAGDLVIDNSARGRLGRLSDALQS, encoded by the coding sequence ATGTCTACTTTGACTACAATTGCACGCCCCTATGCTAAAGCAGCATTCGATTTTGCGGTGGAGAAGCAGCAGTTAGACCAATGGTCTGAGATGTTGACATTCGCTGCTGAAGTGACAAACAACGAGCAAATGCATGAGCTATTAACAAGCTCAATGTCTGCAAAACAACTTGCAGAAATATTTATCGGTGTTTGTGGCGAACAGTTTGATGAATTCGGTCAAAACCTAATTAAGGTAATGGCTGAAAACGGACGTTTAGACGTCATGCCTGATGTTTGTGTTGAGTTCCATGCTTTGAAAAAAGAGCATGAGTCGAAAATTGATGTAGATGTTATTTCTGCAACAGAACTTTCTGAACAACAAAAAACAGATATTAGCAGCAAACTGGAGCAGCGCCTTGAGCGTAAAGTTCTGCTGAACTGCAGTATAGATGAGACCCTACTAGCTGGGGTTGTAATTCGAGCCGGAGACTTAGTCATTGATAACTCAGCACGTGGTCGTTTAGGCCGCCTGAGCGATGCATTGCAGTCTTGA
- the atpF gene encoding F0F1 ATP synthase subunit B, translating to MNMNATLLGQAIAFIMFVWFCMKYVWPPLIKAIEERQQKIADGLQAAERAKKDLDLAQANASEQMKEAKRTATEVIEQANKRKAQILDEAREEAMTERQKILDHADAEIEAERNRARDELRKQVATLAIAGAEKILERSVDKDAHKDILDNITAKL from the coding sequence GTGAATATGAACGCAACTCTGCTAGGTCAAGCAATCGCTTTTATTATGTTTGTTTGGTTCTGCATGAAATATGTATGGCCGCCACTCATTAAAGCGATCGAAGAACGTCAGCAAAAAATTGCCGACGGTTTGCAAGCCGCTGAGCGAGCAAAAAAAGACTTAGATCTAGCACAAGCTAACGCTTCTGAACAAATGAAAGAAGCGAAGCGCACAGCAACTGAGGTCATCGAGCAAGCGAATAAACGTAAAGCACAGATTTTAGATGAAGCACGTGAAGAAGCTATGACGGAACGTCAGAAGATTCTTGACCACGCTGATGCTGAAATTGAAGCAGAACGTAATCGTGCACGCGATGAACTGCGTAAACAAGTTGCAACTCTGGCAATAGCTGGTGCTGAGAAGATTCTTGAGCGTTCTGTCGATAAAGACGCGCATAAAGATATTCTCGACAACATTACTGCAAAACTTTAA
- the atpE gene encoding F0F1 ATP synthase subunit C translates to METLLSFSAIAVGIIVGLASLGTAIGFALLGGKFLEGAARQPEMAPMLQVKMFIIAGLLDAVPMIGIVIALLFTFANPFVGQLG, encoded by the coding sequence ATGGAAACTTTACTGAGCTTTTCTGCAATCGCCGTAGGTATCATCGTCGGTCTTGCTTCTCTAGGTACTGCGATTGGTTTCGCGCTTCTAGGCGGTAAATTCCTTGAAGGTGCAGCACGTCAACCTGAGATGGCTCCTATGCTGCAAGTTAAGATGTTCATCATCGCTGGCCTGCTGGATGCGGTTCCTATGATTGGTATCGTTATTGCACTTCTATTCACGTTCGCAAACCCATTTGTAGGCCAACTAGGTTAA